The Candidatus Beckwithbacteria bacterium DNA window CCGATGGTTTTGGAAGTCAATGCCCAGCCGGGATTGAAAATCCAGCTGGCTAATGAGGCAGGTTTAAAACGAAGACTAGAGCGGGTGGAGGGGTTGAAAGTAAAAACTGAGAAACAGGGAATTAATATTGCCAAACAGCTATTTGGTGTGCGGGAAGAAGAGGCGTCTATGCATGGCGGCAGCCTGGCGATCGGGATTTTTGAAGAGGTGGAGGTGGAAGATTTTTTAGGAGAAAAACACCAGTTAAAAGTGAAAATTGATACCGGTGCTTTCCGGACGTCTTTAGATGAAGATTTAGCCAAAAAATTCGGACTACTAGATCCGGAAAATATTTTATGGGAAAAAGCCTACCGAAGTGCGCTGGGCCGGGAGGAGAGAAAAGTAATCGGACTGACATTTTATTTGAAAGGGAAAAAGATTAAAACCCAGGCATCGGTGTCGGACCGGTCCAAGCTAAAGCGGTCGATGATTATCGGCCGCAGGGACTTGCTGGGATTTAGTGTGCGAGTAAAAGAGAGCGAGGCGGGGCAAGAAGCCTAGGGAGTTGTCAGCGATTCGGCAACACGAAATTTTGACGTGCTCACGCGCGCCCGAAGGGCAGCATGATTGCGCGCGCAAAATTTATATTGCCTGTATCGCTTTCGGTTATTTTCTTTTGAAAAAGATTGACTGAATTGCCGGCATTTATCCTGCAAGGAGACTCCTCGTAGACAGGGCGTGTGGTAAAATAGCGGCATGAAAATAGCGGCGAGATTTGAGAATTTAAAAGAGATAAAGAAGTTGTTCCCGAAAGATTTTCCAATTATTGGCGTAGGAGTGACGGCGTGGCCGAGGGTGGCATTGGCTTATTTATTACCTAATTTTTCGATTTTGTCATATTTGGAAACCAGCGATTTAGAGGCAATCAGGAAACTTTGTCCGGTGGTGAGTATGGAGAAAAATTTAGGGGGAATTAAGATTGAAAAAGAAAATACCAGCACAATGCTGGAGACAGAAGAGGCGCAGAATTTTTTTGATTCGTCAGGACGAAATTTTCCGTGCTCACGCGTTGCCCGATGGGCGCACATGATTGCGCGCGAAAAATTAGCATTGTCTGCGCCGAATCTGGGCCTATTTGTTTACAAGGGGACGGTCAGGATAGATAAAATTGTGGAAGCTTTAAATTTAAAATTAATGTCGACAGCCGGGGTGATCAGAAATCCGTTGGAGAATAAGCGGATTTTCAGGGAAGAATTGGTAAAAGCCGGGATTGAACCAATTCAAGGAGAGTCCTTGAAGGTAAAAGATTTAAGCGAGAGAAAATGGGAAGAATTTAAACAGCAGTTAGGGGAGAAATTAGTGTTTCAGCTAGCGGACAGCGTTAATGGCGGCGGGGCAGGGACATTTTTTATCAGAAATAAGCAGGATTTTAGAAAGTTTAGACAGATAGTAAGAGAGAAAGAAATTAAAAAAGATAAAGATTTGGAATGGGTGAATGTGACGAAGTTTATTGAAGGCGAGGCGGCCAGCATTATTGGTTGCGTTACCCGCTACGGAGTGGTTTGCGGCCGGGTGCAAAAACAGATTATTGATCAGCCGGAACTGGGGGAAATTGACGGTCGGGCGGGGGTGTGGCAGGGGCATGACTGGATTGTGGATTTCGAGGAAAAAGCACAAAAAGAGGCCGAGGATTTATGTAAAAAATGGGGAGAGCATATTTATAAAAAAGGGTATAAAGGGATTTTTGGATTGGATGTTATAGTGAGTCCTCCTTTGCACAAGGCTGCGGGAGGTTCAATTGTTCCAATTGAATGTAATGCCAGATATACCGGGGCGTTTCCGGTGCTGACGATGATGCAGGTGGAGCAAGGTATAATGCCGTTTGATGTTTGGCATTTGGCGGAATGGCTGGGGTTGGATTATGAGATGGATTTGGAAGAAGTGAATAAAGAATATTGCCAGCCGATGCAAGGGGCACAATTAGTGATGCATAGTTTGGAGGCAGAAGAGGCGAGAGTGACGAAAAAAATGAAGGCGGGAGTATATAGATTTGGCTCGACAGAATCGTCTTTGCGTGCTCACGCGTGCCCGAAGGGCAACATGATTGCGCGCGCAAATCCGACTCATGTCTGCGCCAAAATTCAATACGTTCGTGACGGATTTAGTTTATTAGACTTGAAGAGCAAAGACGAGTTTGTGTTGGCGGATCGGGTGGTGGAAAAGGGAAGTTTGTTAAAATCCAGATCAAGAATGGGGCGGTTGGTATTTAAGCGCAAGGTGGTGGATAAAAATGGCAGATTATTGCCGGAAATTAGGGAGGTGATTCGGCAGATTATTGACAAAATGCTATAGGTTGTGATACAGTCGCGGGATTATGAATAAACTATATGAGGCTCGTTCGGAAAACGATTTAGAAGTTCTGTTTGAGGAAGCCAGAATAAAACCACAGACAGCAATATTCATGTGCCGGGTAAGAGTTGATAATGTCGACCTAGCTGGTTTGTTATGTGCGGATACAGTTGAGGACGGGAGTGTGAGAGTTAAAATTCCTTTTGGGCAATTTCATTTATCAACAGAAAATAATGGCACTTTTAAGCAGATGATAAGCGGAAATGGTTCAGAGAACGATAATGCAGATCAGATAGAAGATGTTATCAGTGCTTATAAACAAGATAGGGGTGAAGATATTGCGGCGGAGATGGAATATGGCGAGGATTGTCCTGTTTTAGTGTTTTTTCCTAACACTAGATATGGATCAAGTCTGGCCAAGTTGCTGAACGGAGACCCGATCAGTAAGGCTGTGGCGATGACAAAAATGTTGGAAAAATATAATGTTTTGGTAGAACCGTATATAAGCTAAAATAGCTTCATGAAAGTAGCGGTAGGAATTTCCGGAGGAGTAGACAGTGCGGTAGCGGCGGCGTTTCTTAAAGAACAAGGCTATAAAGTAACGGGAGTGTTTTTGGAATGTTGGAATGAACCGGGTTGCCGGACGGATGAAGACAGAAAAGACGCGTTAGCAGTGGCGTTAAAATTAAAAATTCCGTTTAAGGTGTTGGATTTTAAGAGAGAATACAAACAGAAAGTGCTGGATATTTTTTATCGGGAATATAAAAAGGGGAGAACGCCGAACCCGGATATTTTATGTAACCAGGAAATAAAATTTGGGATGTTTTTAGAATGGAGTTTGAAGAATAAATTTGATTATGTGGCGACGGGGCACTACGCTCAAGTGAAATTTGGCTCGGCATACGAAATTTTATCGTGCTCCCGCCAGAGGCGGGCAGGCACGCCAGAAGTTAGCGCGCGAAAATTTACATTGACTGCGTCGACTCACTTGCTCCGGTCGGTAGATGAGAAAAAAGATCAGACATATTTTCTGGCAATGCTGAAAGAAGAACAGTTAAGCCGGGTGATGTTTCCGATTGGACATCTGACGAAAAAACAAGTGAGGCAGGAGGCGAAAAAAAGAGGACTAGGGGTGTGGAATAAGAAAGACTCAACGGGCATTTGTTTTATTGGCCACGATTTAAATTTTCGGGATTTTCTGAAAAGAAAGATTAAAGAACACGAGGGGGAAGTAGTAAGAAGATTAAAGATTAACGATAAAAGATTAACGAATGATGAGAAAAATAAATATTTAGTGATCGGAAAACACCAGGGTTTTGAGTTTTATACCATTGGCCAGAGATTTGCCAGACCATGGTTTGTGATACAGAAAGATATAAAGCGAAATAGATTGATAGTGGGGAAAAAGCAAGATTTAGCTAAAAAAGAACTTGAGGTGGAGATATGGAGTTGGATAAATAAAGATGTCCGAGATCTGATTAATGATGAAAGATTAGAATGTAGGATTCGACATCAGGGAAGATTGATTCCTTGTAAGATTATCGGTAAAAAGGTGAAGTTGGCAAAAAGCGAGTACGGGATTGCCCCAGGCCAAATGGCGGTAATTTACCACGGCCATGAGTGTCTGGGCGGCGGAATAATAAACTGATGCTTGAATTAAACCAGAAAGACTTCAGTTTTTTCTTTAACTGGCTGATTGACTTTAAGGCCGACCTCGTCACCTTTTTTCGCTCCGGCGATTTTTTTATGCTCTAATTCAATTGAGTCAACGGTTTGGGTAAATTCTTTGTCGCCATGCTTAAGTTTAATCGAGTCGTTGGTTTTTAAAGGAGCGGATAATTTAACAATCGCCACTAAAATTTTATCGTAAAAATGAATGACTGTACCGATTTTTTTAGCTGCCATTTAACCTCACCCCCTTTAGTTTTATTATAATGCATTTAAGCTAGAATAAGTTAATGAATTATAAATTTTTATATTGCTGATTGACGGGGAGAATTTTAGTTTATATAATTCTAACTATGAAATAAGTTCTGACCAGTTGATGGGGAATGAACCCGCCACACTGGCGGGATTTTTTTTCGGTTCTTTGAAAATTTAATAACTCTTTTTTTGTCAATTCAAGGAGTGGTAGAAAGTTTTTTATTTGAGAGTTTGATCCTGGCTCAGGATGAATGCTGGCGACGTGCCTTAGGCATGCAAGTCGAGCGGTCCGCAAGGACAGCGGCAGACGGGTGAGTAATGCGTAGGAATCTACCTCTTGGTGAAGGATAGCTCATCGAAAGATGGGGTAATCCTCCATAAGTTCTTTATGAAGAAAGGCTGTAACTGGCCGCCGAGAGAGGAGCCTGCGCCCTATCAGCTTGTTGGTGGGGTAATGGCCTACCAAGGCGATGACGGGTAGGGGGCGTGAGAGCGTGGCCCTCCACAAGGTAACTGATACACGGTACCTACACCTACGGGTGGCAGCAACTAGGAATATTCGGCAATGGACGAAAGTCTGACCGAGCGACGCCGCGTGCGGGATGAAGGCCTTCGGGTCGTAAACCGCTGTGGGGAGGGAAAATAATGATGGTACCTCCCTAGAAAGCACCTGCTAACTACGTGCCAGAAGCCTCGGTGATACGTAGGGTGCAAGCATTATCCGGATTTACTGGGCGTAAAGAGTGTCGTAGGTGGTTTGGTAAGTGATTGGTGAAATCTCTCCGCTCAACGGAGAAACTGCCAGTCATACTGCCAGACTTGAGTGATTTCGGGAAGGCTGGAATTCTCGGTGTAGGGGTGAAATCCGTTGATATCGAGAAGAACACCAAGGGCGAAGGCAGGCCTTTAGGAATCCACTGACACTGATGAACGAAAGCTTGGGGAGCAAAAGGGATTAGAGACCCCTGTAGTCCAAGCTGTAAACTTTGCTCACTAGTTATTCTGAGTTTACTCGGAGTGACGTAAGCTAACGCGTTAAGTGAGCCGCCTGGGGAGTACGGCCGCAAGGCTAAAACTCAAAGGAATTGACGGGGAAACGCACAACCAGGGGAGCATGTGGTTTAATTCGATACAAAGCGAAGAACCTTACCTGGGCTTGAA harbors:
- a CDS encoding tRNA 2-thiouridine(34) synthase MnmA, producing the protein MKVAVGISGGVDSAVAAAFLKEQGYKVTGVFLECWNEPGCRTDEDRKDALAVALKLKIPFKVLDFKREYKQKVLDIFYREYKKGRTPNPDILCNQEIKFGMFLEWSLKNKFDYVATGHYAQVKFGSAYEILSCSRQRRAGTPEVSARKFTLTASTHLLRSVDEKKDQTYFLAMLKEEQLSRVMFPIGHLTKKQVRQEAKKRGLGVWNKKDSTGICFIGHDLNFRDFLKRKIKEHEGEVVRRLKINDKRLTNDEKNKYLVIGKHQGFEFYTIGQRFARPWFVIQKDIKRNRLIVGKKQDLAKKELEVEIWSWINKDVRDLINDERLECRIRHQGRLIPCKIIGKKVKLAKSEYGIAPGQMAVIYHGHECLGGGIIN
- a CDS encoding ATP-grasp domain-containing protein, producing the protein MKIAARFENLKEIKKLFPKDFPIIGVGVTAWPRVALAYLLPNFSILSYLETSDLEAIRKLCPVVSMEKNLGGIKIEKENTSTMLETEEAQNFFDSSGRNFPCSRVARWAHMIAREKLALSAPNLGLFVYKGTVRIDKIVEALNLKLMSTAGVIRNPLENKRIFREELVKAGIEPIQGESLKVKDLSERKWEEFKQQLGEKLVFQLADSVNGGGAGTFFIRNKQDFRKFRQIVREKEIKKDKDLEWVNVTKFIEGEAASIIGCVTRYGVVCGRVQKQIIDQPELGEIDGRAGVWQGHDWIVDFEEKAQKEAEDLCKKWGEHIYKKGYKGIFGLDVIVSPPLHKAAGGSIVPIECNARYTGAFPVLTMMQVEQGIMPFDVWHLAEWLGLDYEMDLEEVNKEYCQPMQGAQLVMHSLEAEEARVTKKMKAGVYRFGSTESSLRAHACPKGNMIARANPTHVCAKIQYVRDGFSLLDLKSKDEFVLADRVVEKGSLLKSRSRMGRLVFKRKVVDKNGRLLPEIREVIRQIIDKML